AGGGTACGAGAtcaataaagatcgttttcatgagatgttggcGATTTTACGATCAATTAACAATCAAGGCGCAGACTACCTCTGTAACATCTCTTTTGATCAGTGGACACAAGCATACGACagcggcctacgatatggtcatatgaccttAAActtggctgaatgcataaattttgttctaaaaGAAACGCATCATTTGCTGATAACCTCGGTTGTGTGAGAAACACATTTCTATTTGGCGacactatttccaaagcgaaCAGCGAGTTATAAAGGCCAAATgtagggaggccatgtatggtgtcGGAAGGTattgcaagaaattaacaaggagAATGCGCGGGCCAACACCATGCACATAGTGTGCCACGATCGCAACAACCTATGGTATTACCGGCAAACCGAACCAAAGTATTACCGGCGtacaatatcgtgtacacttgagAAATTAGACTTGCGACTGTGAGACGTTTCACGCGCTttgttatccatgcgctcatgcaattgcagcttgtcagaatttCCGTTTAGATTCCATGAGCTATGttgacgaagtgtacaaaatagAATACATGTATAATGTGTGGAGACACGTATTCCACCGGTctcagatgaacgtaagtggtcgATTATATCGCTTACTCCGTTTAagttgttaccggatagagaattgcgttgCAAACCAAAAGGTCAACCTTGCTCGAGTAGAATACGTGATAATATGGATATCCAGGAAAGAACGAACCAACAAAAGTTGTGCAGATGGTGTAAGAACCCAGGTCATACAATTCGAGTATATCCAAATCGAAATAGTTGATAATTGcttaaatgaaattatgttgcattatttctattgccttattcaaaaaaacttctattttattaaataggacaaaatataaaaataatttactattaaaatattcaaaataacttttgttttattaaatgaaacaatataaaaatagtttgtacaaatatatttaaaaaatcaatgtaTGTACCGGTCAGAATTAGTTCCACATAGGGGTGGTCGACGGTTATGCGCTGGATTCCTTCTTGGTTCAACTTTCAGCGAGGGTTGGGTTGCTCCGGCGGAGGTTGTGGTTGTTCTGGTTGTAGGTGTTGGGAGGATGACCTACCTTGTAGAATAAATAATgcggaggtgtttgcatcacccacTGCGGAGGTGTTTGAATCCTAAGGCAATAGGGAttagaaatgaaatgaaatccCCGACGATGCCTCGTGCGATCCCTCCTGCGATGATGGCATATATATCATCAGTTGAGTTAGAATCATCAAGAAAGGAGATACACAAGGCCATACATTCCAACCTGGCATCAGACTgagaaaaggaaacatataagggttaggatacatataagggctaggatacTCACCTGGCATAATCTGAAAAGGTTGTGATATGGGTGTCGTCACTTGAGGCGTTGGGCCCGATGATTGTGTGGGTGCTTTTGATGGGCCTGTGCCGTCATCCCTTCTCATTGGATTTAAAAAGCCCTGTCATTCCCTTTTGACATAGATTTTCTAACGCCTCTGCTCTTTCGAGAGCAAATATGGCTTACTATGAATCCTAAACCATGATATATAATTCAGCGcgcacgctaactctggaaTGATAATCGGTTAGCGAGTAGGTATATGATCATAttgattttcccaaattttgatatatttcaagaaaaataatggCCAATTTATATTCGATTACCGTAAGTCGATTTTGTGCTCATCATCAAGCACCTCAGGTGTCACAGGAATCGGCTGTCGTAATCTAAATTATTGCAACACTCTATCTGTCTGGTGCATCTCGAGAATAGTATAGTTGACCAATGGGACCTTAACATGTCAAATGTtcggattttaaaaaaattcatccaGAATTACTACCCATATTGCCAGATcatcgtatggtgtccattgaaactatatgaacgtgataaatatattagttatatacataatactaaatactaaatatgaaacaactatgttatgtatatatgatttatttaataattacatatgCTTCCGACCGTTAGTCTAATAGAAGACGTATATCTTCAAAAGCGGTAGGTATTCCAACATAACTCGCCGAAtagttccacctaattaaataaatttttagtataaaactatattttaaatctatgtaataattgtaaaatctaatataaattttacctcgttatgagtagGAATATATATGGgcggttcactcgaggacgtaaaaattGAAAGCGAAACCAAACCCATGATTGTAGTAGTAATAGGCAACCTTCCATTTTGGCTTTATTTGGTGGCGTTGCCCATTTACATCTCTAGGTACAATGTTTCCAACACGGTAGACCCCCAACTAAGTTCGCCaactgctctaaaatcaacaagTTTCAGTAGCCACCTGACAAGTctggcatcagataacctccaatgaTCTCAAGGATGTATGCCTGAACATATcgtattctttctacttcagtCGAATCATTCCCTAGCTCCGAAAAtatgtctcgtaaccagcccatctcgatccaACCTCCGTAAATATTATCTGGAATCGTACCCAAAATATCGTAGCATATGGCTTTCCAATCAGCAGATTGAACGGACTTGGTGAGTACGGACCCATCCACCGGCAATCTTAATTGTAACTGCACGTCCTCCAAAGTGATGGTACACTCTccgcatggaagatggaatgtttgcgtctcgggtctccacctctctatGAACGTACTgatgagtttcgggtccaacttgcacccCCGGTCTATATTGCCAAAAACTCGCTTCCCTAAAGTAATTCTctatcaacggtgatggaggatcagatatattacaaatataacATTGGAACACCCGGTCTACAGgctgttataaaaaattataaaatgaaaaataattaaaattacataggGGTGtgcattcggttaaccgacccgaaatagctataaccgaattaaccgaccttccaaaatttttaaccgttaaccgaaccaaaatttaaaaaaaattattaaccgaaccgaaattttttcggttaattaggtcggttaaccgaattaaccgaaaattgtatggtttttatttttggttaaaaattaaccgaattacccgaattgaatcactacataattaaaaacattacataagactttgaatcactacataattaaaaacattacataagtcttgaaattaacacataattgaaatgtaaatttttaatattctctatttatatgcatttcttctctccaaaaaatcttcatttgcattaaacctaaaaaaaaaaagtgtaattGGGTAGAGACTTAGagttagactttagttttatttttattgggttggtaattgggtagactttagttttagttttattgggttaaGTAATTTggtagactttagttttagttttattgggttgggtaattgggttgggttggataattttatttattaattttttcagttaaatcgaaaaaattcggttaaccgaccggtttcgaaccgaattaaccgttaaccgaaaaatcataaaaaaattaaccgacccccgactgaaaaaatttggttaaccgaccaaTTAATCGAATTtggtcggttaactgaattttttcggttttacccgattTATGCACACCgctaaaattacataaatgaaaaaaaatattaaataatattcaaaaattgaaattagcccttaccatttttatttgttcgacgaagatatgtttatgatcgagacgaattaattctccaaccattgctaacacgatcaaatatttttgaaattataaaaaaattaatactaatttaaaaaaattaaaagaaataattaattaaagagagctttgagaaatttagagagaaatttgagagcttttttgagaaatttagaagaaatgttgtgtgaaaaaaataagaggggattttatagtttttttttttttatcgttGGACCTCCCAAcggtcaaaattttaaacctttgGTAAAAAACGGGCTAAAACACGTCCATGAGAGAGCGATTTTGCCACGGTAGCGCGTTTTGTGCTAACATGGAAAAATCGTTCCCTTAAGGACGCGTTTTGCTGGAATCTTCCCCTAAAATGCTCctacgtggacgcgttttgGAGTTTTCtacccattccggtaaataataaaaaagtggcccattttcgtaaataaagtaaaaaatggGCCTTTATTGATAAAATAGTCAAAAATAATTGAGGGAGCAGAACAAAGTGGCAAGGATTTGAAGGGATTTAAATTGATATGGAAAGGGTGCAAGAGTAGATAGACGGCCAAAGAgaagttgaaatttgaaataatgataaaaaaaatcaatcccataagaaaaataaaaatatacagaaaaagaatcaaatatttatataatataagatACCACTAAATCAATATGCTCATTCTTATTATTAGTTGAgcgaaaatattatttatgccAAATGATGAAGGATAGGGGTTAcaacaaaattactaaaaattcaagagaaaggATTTAAATACAAAACCTCTCACACACAAATTCTACACTTAGCCACTGAACAAAAtcaattcactttacaaaattttcacaatcataactcaaaattaagacGTGACCACTATTGGTTTCACCAATCCAATTTCTTCTAAcctgatttttgggatgtggcatatatatatatatatatatatatatatatatatatatatatatatcatataacaagtattatataattaaaaagagttaaaattagATAGACCTATTTAAATGTTGGGTTATCCGTCCAAACTTGAAAAGCCGTCTAAAATTTGAAGgatttcaacaaaaatattaggattgaaaaatgaacttaaacaaaaaataaattcatttaaaatatggatcggatttaagttttaatgttCAAACTTAATCCCAACATGGCCcaaccaattttcaagtttgtactatattatttttcacttaatttctacatatgtatgtaatttataacacataaagaattaaatatattgtattatattataatgtaaatattaaaaatatattaagctatttatgtttataaatttaataatataaaatatataaatttaataaaatatataattaatatttaataaaaataattatattttaaaatatggataAGTTTCGGTAAAATTTAAGGTTACTATTgctaaaaaaattgagtttagaAAAACGATTTTGGTGCAGAGTAGAACATTAAATTCTTTTTCATCGAATTTTTGTGTTATGTATAATAATAAACCTTTACTACCTGCATTTTTAAGCGGAGTGGATTTGGttgtttatggattttttaCCGACACGATTTTCTCCGCTATTCTTAAACCCTCATTTTATTTAGAGAGTGTGTTCTTAATACACAAGTCAATCCCACACAAtgaaaacttatttattttcctgtggggaaaattaatttctctCTATGGGCTAGAACCTAAATTGATCTctctaaaaaaaaatagatatccCAATAAAACATGGTAACAATGCTTATTGTGGTATATTTTGATCTAGTCCATAATCTATTTTTACAGAGAAAAACACAAGAGTTTTGGCTTAACAagaagtaaatatatatatatatatatatatatatatatattaatagaaaatacGGAACCCTTCAAGACTacgggtgagtttggatgggcggtgcgtttacttgcgattagtgtaaaaacagcggtggcggtgagattagatactgtagcgatactgtagcgtgagacaaaaaataagctaaacgcaccgcaccgcacccaatcgcccatccaaatcCACCCTACATAGTGTGGGCAACACACCCCTTCTAGAACTCTAGACTCGTTGCTCATCTcactttaaattatatatatgggtttttaactatttcatataatttattggacccaataaacaatttttattctaaaaatattatttatttaattaaaataaatttaatttgttcactCAGTTAAATTATTTCCTcaccttaattttaatttcattaaagtcaTGATTCTAATGTatcaaaatttgagtaaataaatttaattgttttgcTCAACAAAACTGTTATgactaattatttaaatttcttttgaacttcaattatttaattataatcaattaaataataatttaaaaattaatttaatctttaagtCATCTCTTTGTTTATAACGAAAAACGCATTCACTGTGGATAGTGATATATACGATTTATTTCTCTAATTTGTCATTATCATTCATTCATTATATCGATTCAAATGCAATTTATAAAGGGTTATGTTGAGCTAACGGAGGATAAATTGAGCATATACAATTAgggactcaaataatttataattaagtttcgactcttcgtctattaattataacattatttaaCCATAGAGTAAATCTATTAAAAGTATCATGATTGGATTCTCCCACTATATATCATTACAAAAGCAATTTATGCTCATCCAATGATATTTTCATaggtgtgttaccctcataagtCATTCTTAATTCGTTTGGGTTAAATCCATTGACccaatatgattttattttatctcatggtaactaatacatatttttcatgaaaaagtcaattactaacgtataataattaaataatttgtcgAAAGAAATGACCCATGGTCATGTTActttttcatcaaccatgtaatatttatgagaggatatcatttaccttttTTCGAGTTATGAATTTCACTTCTGTAAATAAAATGTGCCATGCAAAAGTCGTATATCCAACGTGCCAACTTTCAGCACTATTACCAATTAAACTCATGCTTCcaatacatcaaagtatatgagtcataCAAACACAGTCGAACACTTATTCAAGATTGAGGTAAGCCACATTATAAACGTcgcaagtaaataaatatataaacaaatctACGATAAATTTAACTTGGGTCTTGTTTAATATATTGTTAGTCTAGAAAATCACACCTATGTCTATATCTTCTAGGATTCATTGCTTCGATTCCAAAGAAAAAATATCTCCCCAATTAGATTTCATAGATAACGTAACGTTCCTTGAATCGATTTTCTCAATTGTGATTCATCAGACCACAAACCATGTACACTACTtgctaatataagttgtcttctcaCATAATAGTTCATCCACATAATGTAACTTAATATCAATTATACGTTAAGAAtcgataaattaatatttacttgtACATTTTGCTTAATGTACAAagatatacaaataataatgaaattttattaaatttatttattcgaAAAATTACAACTACACACTATATCCCCACACATATATCGGGATGGATTGAAGTTCgacaattatatataaaaaatcacagtgaaagtttcttttaaaattaatacatataacataaagtataaaagttattgtaaaaaaataacacttttatatacacataatataaagtataaaaaattaaataatattattatttcatttggttGGGTGGTTCTCAGTGgaacatagttttttttttccacgTATCCGAACACggttaaaatgttaataaacgCTGAAAACGACTCCAAATACATGGTAAACTGAACATAACACTACTAGAAACATTCTCATAAGTTCGAGTAATATAGGCCttctttatataaaataaagatacaTCAATTCCATTTTCCATGTGTATTTTCTCTGATACACTAGCTTTTCTACCACCAAACTGATAAAACAACTAGAGATAACTAAATAAAGAAACACAATTAGGCatagagggaaaaaaaaagagaggaagcTATCTACCACTTAAAATCTCCTTGGCTTCAGCATCAAGTTTTTTCAAATTGTCCAAAGTTCTTTGAACTTTCATTGATAAGTTATAGTTGTGATCTTCAACTTCTTTCACAACTGCTAGTAGCTGCTCGCGATATGATGCACTTAATCGCTTCTTAACCCGCAATTCTGCAGTTAGTTCCTGGATTTTCTTATCCTTCTCCTCATCCTATAATTCataagaaaacaataataatcaGAACAAAGAAACGAGGCAGACTTGTCAGTGCCAGTAAGATGATATGAATTTGATGATATCATGAAACCAATCATCTCCCAACTAAGCATAATATGATATGTTAAAACTTGATTGATCAAGAAATTTAAGTAGCAATTTATTCTGCATCAAAGCATCTCAGCAGTCCCTGTACTACAGTCAAAGGTGCAATTAAGCTCATTTACTACAGAATTGAGTAACTTAAACTTGTACATTTGATATTGCTATAAACCACATTGAATTGATAACGGTACTATGAAACACAGTCTAAACACTAATGTGGACTTCTACCGGTACACACTCGTCCTAAACACATTCTGTCGTGTTTTTTCCTTATTTACTTTTCTGTCtcttatttcataatttaatcatcaatgaaatctcaaaatttccttcaaaattATATGCTTGAACGAGGTAATCAGAatcattgttttttattttcaaataaaacagggatttcaagaaaaatatcaGCTGAATTTCAATGTCTTCATAAAAGAGAGGGTCTTTAACTGCACGACTGACAACAAGTGCAATAAAAGTTCATCGtcaaataaatatctaatcaTATAAATCAACTATTGCTCCAAGAAATGAACTACATTTTTGTGTTACAATAGTCCAAGAATCCTAAAACTTAAGTTTTTTAAACCTGTCAGAGTTGTTTTTGCTCAAGGTTTCTGaaagagttaaaatttaaaaaacaccCTCCTATGGTAGCAGATACACAAATGGAACCTTTAGGTCCCTTATCACCTGGAAAGAACTAACTGACAGTATCAATTTTATGCACTGCCACTTTGGTACTACACTCATCCAACTAAATGCCTCCAGCCGAAACAGATAAAGTATCAAGACATGATGAAAAGAAGTAGAAGAACACGGATAAGACAATCTACGTAATCTTACGAGAAAAGAACTACATATATCATACAGAACAAGCCAATGAGGAGAGTTGAGTCTTATACAACTAGGAAGGAAATGGTAAGAAATATGTCAGTTGGGAAAAGGAGAGCTCTAAAACGAGACATAATGACAGTAAACAAGCACCCTGATGATAAACAAGTAACAGTGATCCTTTCTGTATAAATTATTGGTGAATTTCTAACccacaaaaacaagaaaactaTCAGTCCAATAGTAAAGAACAATAAAACTTCTCTCAAATGATTGTGATCAAATTTGTTCCGGAAGGCTCATAAATAGATATTTCTAAAGacaaaatgctaaaaatttaccTGCTCAATGGATAAAAAATACAATGTAATATAAAGAAATTCTGTCCCATGCTTTTTCATTTCACAAGTAATTAACCAAGGATTTAAAAGCTTACAAGTGTTCTGCGGCTTTCTCCTAACTGAATCACCAAAGGATGATTATGGTCCCTCGCGAATTTCTTGATCACCCATCTCCCGCTCTTGTCCCTCCTTAAATGAATCATTGCTGAGCAGCTTtcttgttgcttatcttgcttCTGAAGTTCAACTTTGGTCTGACCATCACGGTAACCTCTACATCCAAGTCCACGAGAGAAGAGTAACCCATCACACTCTGACTTATGTGAAGATAGAACACGAGTCAAGAATCCTACTTGTCTTGCATAATCATCATAAAACGTTTTGGCAGCCCCTTCTGATTCAAATATCATACCCACATAAGGTTCCTGAATTGTGTCGTAGTCATGCACATTCGATTCATCCACAGTTGAATCTTCTAGTCTACCATCAACATCATCCACATGTTCACCCACTGATGCACACAGATTGgttaaataaaaaccaaaataagaCATCCCACCAACATAAACAAGTAGTTAGTGATTAGTAGGAAATTGCATGCTTAAAGcacaaatattcaaatatacataagaaaagaaaacgggactaattaaagaaataaatcatcTAACATGCATAAGAATGAAATGAACCAATATCGATGATAAGGAATCAAATGCCTCAACTACAACCATCCCCACCCACTTCCTCTTTTCCAATTTGGAGATATTGCTAGACATAATATTCGGGTAAAACACAGTCGACACCCTAGTAAAGGTTAAAACAGTAAGACTTAGAGCCACCACTTAGATGATACAAATCACATAACTAACAAACATTATCAATGAGGAATTGAATGTCTCAACTATAATCATCCTGCCCACTTCCTCTTTTCCATTTTGGAGGTATTGCTAGACATAATGTTTGGTAAAACAACAGTCGACACCCTTgcaaaaaaaaggtaaaacgGTAAGGCATTGAGCCACCGCTCAGATAATACAAATCACATAACAAACATCGATGATAAGCAGTCGAATGTCTCACCTACAATCACCCTCCCCCACTTCCtcctttttcattttggagatATTGCTATACATAATGTTCGGGTAAAACACAGTCAGACGCTCttgtaaaaaagttaaaacagTAAGACATAGAGCCACCATTCAGATTTCAGATGATACAAATCACATAACTAAGgaagaagtttatttcaacacTAAATTGATAGCTGCTATTTGGTTATGATCCATTTCCGTCAGCATCAAGAAaactgcaatcatgggcactACTAGCATACAACAAACTCTAAAacataatgaataaataattgcATCAATAATATTCCTCTTCAAAAGTAAGATTTAAtacctcaaaaaaaaaaaaaaaggctttcaCATATAAACTCCATTAAGGTAAAGTTATATTTAtgctaaaattttcataatattctaggatataaaataattaaaaatagaataaagaaaaaaaaaagctgcCTGACGACAAAAGGAAATTCGAAATTGAGCATGTGAAAATAcgtaaaaaaaatgtaaaatttctagggttgtgttttttaattattaattcaagaaaacaGCACACAGAAaatgctatttttaaaaaaatttgtgaaaaaaaatgaaagattaaacTCACTCGAATTAAGAGCGATTCCGTTAACAGACGGTGAAGAATAAGAATGAAGGGGGAAGAAGACGAGAAAAcgaaatgatataaaaattaaaaggttaaacTCTATAAAAGGTCCTTGTAATACgcattttattgtatttaatccttatactataATATCATTTCTAATCCCTTTATTTTTTGACCCGCTTATTTTCAGTTCAAAGGCCTTCCATTTcttattaattcataataactTATTTGACCCTctaactttattaaaaaaatgattttagcctttcatttaaattttcattgttttagtccttaaacttgcGTTTTTTTTATCAAACCCCAAATGGATGGAAAacttaacttttcttttaattttgctgACGGTGACATACACGTAGATTACCATGTGGATTGctcataaacatttaattaattttttaaaattttaaaaattaattaaatgttgacatgaCAATGCATGTGTATGCTATGTCAGTAAGgttaacaaatattaactttttcatctattttgaggtgatttgacaaaaaatatgaGTTCAATAGctagaaaagataaaaaaattaaataaaagactaaaataactCTTTCTACAAAATTAAAGGGCCGAAAAAATCATTATACCTTTTTAAATATACGATAACATCTTCGCATTTTTATTGTTCCAGAAACTCTTTCCACaactaaaagaaaattgtattataaaaaaactatgaAGGTGTAGCACACTTCAACAAGCTTTATTAGTCCCACAAGAGAGTGACTATGagggtaattttattttctctctcattctccaaattatttatattaaaaagagagagagagagagagaaattttatttcaattgcaaataattttatttttcaattttccatcCTTTGCCCCCTTCACCAATTTTGAGAAATCctttataaatacattataaaaatgATCATGTTTATTGATCTATCTTTTTCAATAACGAAAAATATAATACTCGGGTTAATATTCATGGCATAATCTTAACATGACATGT
This genomic window from Gossypium raimondii isolate GPD5lz chromosome 10, ASM2569854v1, whole genome shotgun sequence contains:
- the LOC105777283 gene encoding protein FAR1-RELATED SEQUENCE 5, giving the protein MGEHVDDVDGRLEDSTVDESNVHDYDTIQEPYVGMIFESEGAAKTFYDDYARQVGFLTRVLSSHKSECDGLLFSRGLGCRGYRDGQTKVELQKQDKQQESCSAMIHLRRDKSGRWVIKKFARDHNHPLVIQLGESRRTLDEEKDKKIQELTAELRVKKRLSASYREQLLAVVKEVEDHNYNLSMKVQRTLDNLKKLDAEAKEILSGR